The window CACGCCCTGATACGTATTCAGCCAGTTGAGCCGGTTGATCGTCAGATAGTTTGGAATCAGGAACATCAGGCCGGGCATGACAAGTGTCGCCAGCAGCAGCCCAAAGAGCACATTCCGGCCCGGAAATTCCATGCGCGCGTAGGCGTAGCCCGCCAGCGAGTCGATGATCAGGACCAGCGTGGTAAACACACTGGCGATACCCAGGCTGTTGGCAAACCAGCGCAGCGCCGGTAACGTCGGGTCGGAGAAGATCGAGCGGAAGTTATCAAGCGTCGGATTATTTGGAATCCAGTTCGGCTGTACCCACTCCTCGAACGGCTTGATCGCCGTCACGAACATCCACAGCAGAGGCAACAAAAAAAAGAGCGTACAGAGAATCAGCACGGCATACAAGAGAGCTCTCGATAGAACACGAGTGCCCGCTGGGCCGCTGCTTACACGCTCGGCTGGTACACTGGCTGAAGCCATGGCAGACACCTCCTTTTTCGAGTTTCGGGTGTCGAGTTCATCGAACGTTGAACCTGGAACGCTGAACGTTGAGCCTCGTCCCCCGACTAGCGCTCCTCGGTGCGACCAAAGATGCGGAAGTTCAGCGTCGTGAGCACCAGCAGGATGGCGGCGAAGAACACCGACATCGCGGCGGCGCTGCCCATGCGGTTTTGCAGGATGCCCTCATTGTAGATCCGCATCATGACTGGCTCGGTCGGCAGATATTGCGACCCGGTCATAATCCAGGGCTGTCCGAAGAGATTGGCCGAGGCGATCAGCGTGATCGTGATCACGAAAATCAGCACGGGTCGCAGCATCGGCACGGTGATGCCGAAGAACTGCTGGATGCTATTCGCGCCGTCGATCGATGCGGCCTCGTAGAGCGACTCTGGAATATCCTGCAACGCGGCCAGAAAGATAATCGTGTTGAAGCCGATCGTCCACCACACGGTGCAGATCGTGATCGCGATCCAGGACCACGGGATCGCGCTGAGCCACGGCGGCTGGACCAGACCGAGCGTGCCCATGTAGGAGTTGATCAAGCCGCCCTGATCGAAGATCCAGCGCCAGAGCACCGCAGCGACCGTCACCGACAGCGCGTAGGGCGCGAAGTAGATTCCGCGAAACAGGTTGCGGCCCCGGTAGTTGCCGTTCAGCAGCACAGCCAGCAGCAGCGCCAGGATCACCAGCGGCGGCACGCTGTACAGCAGAAACCAGCCCGTATTGCCCATCGAGCGCCAGAAATCGCTGAACTGGATGCTATTGCGGTTGATCAGCAGATCGGCGTAGTTTTGCAGACCGACGAAGGGCCGGTACTCAGGCCGTAGAAAGTCGAAGTTGAACAAACTGATATAGATGCCGTAGAAAAACGGCCAGGCCAGAAACGCGAGGAAGAAAACAAGATGAGGCAAGATAAACAAGTAGGGAGCCCAGCTAAAGCGTTGTCTCATTCTTTCGCGGGGGATCGTCGCCGCCCGCGCCTGGTTGACTGTAGCCATGATCCTCTGCCTTTCTACCTCGAAAGGTGCTCGCCGCCGCAGAAGGTGCGGGAGTCCGAGCGCTCGGACTCCCACACATCGATCAAGACAGCGTACTAGCCGCCGCCGTACTGCTGTGCGTTCTGCTTCAGCAGTTGGTTCGAGCGCTGGGCCGCCTGATCCAGCGCGGCCTTGATGTCGCTCTGCTGACCGAGCAAAATCGGGTTGACGGCTCGACCGAAGCCCTCAGGGCCGAGCGCACCGCTGATGCCGGGGATCGAGGGCGGGAACTGCATCGACTCGGCTTCCTTGGCGAATGCCGCAACCGGCGCAGCGATAGTTGCCAGCTCAGGGCTATTGCGGGCAGAGTTGCGCGCCGGAACCTGGCCGGCCTTGGCCCACTGCACCGAGTTCTCGGAGAGCCAGGCGATCCAGCAGGCTGCCGCCGCCGCCTTAGCCGGGTCTTCTGTGGTCAGGGCAAGCTGGTGCGAGCCGCCGATCGCCACATATTCGTCGCCGATCTGCGGCACCATCGCAAAGCCGGTGAACGGCAGCTTCTGAAGGTTGCTGATGTGCCACGGGCCGTGGATCACCATCGCCGCCTTGCCCTGCTGGAACTGCGTCACCTCAGGATCGCCCTGGCCCTGGATCGTCGGCGAGTACTTCTGCTTCAGATCGCGCAGGTAGGTCATCGCCTGCACGCCCGCCTCGCTGTTATAGGTCGCCTCGGTGCCTTCCTCGTTCGAGAGCGCGCCGCCAAACTGCCGGATCAGCATGTCGAAGAAGGTTTCGCCGCTGTAGAGCGTGCCGATCGCGATGCCCGCGACGCCGTTGGCGTTGAGCTTCTCCGCCGCCGCCTCAAACTCCTGCCGATTCATTGGCCGGTCGGTCGGCATAGTGATGCCAGCCTGCTGGAAGAGATCTTTGTTGTAGTACAGCACTTGCGGGTTGACATCCAGCGGCACCGAGAAGCGCTGATCCTTGTACGTGCCGCCGTTCCACACCGCTTCGGGGAAGTCCGCATCGTCGGCGGCGATGATGCCAAGCGCCTCGTCGGACATCGGCTTGAGCACGTTGCGCGCGGCCATCTCCGGAACATCGGTGACGCGCACCACGGTCATATCGGGCAGGTTCTTGCCTGCCGCCGCCGTGTTCAGCTTCTGGAGGTATTCGGGCTGCGGCACATGCTGAACCTTGATCCCGCGCTGGTTCTCCTGGCTGAACTGGTTCGCCAGAGCAGTCATCTCGTCGCCATCGGGTCCGGTGAGCGGGCTCCACATCGTAATCTGCTGGCCTTGCGCCGCATCCGGGCACGCTCCCGCGCTCGCCGTACCGCCTGCCGCGCCGCTAGCCGCTGGCGATCCACTCGCCGCCGGGCTCGTCGCCGGGCTAGCGCCCGTGCCGCCTGCCGTCGCCGCCGGGCTAGCACCTGTGCCCCCGGTCGTCCCTGCGTCGCCGCCACATGCTGCAAGCAGCAGGGCCAGCACACTCATCACTGCGATGAGCGCCACCATTCTGTGCAATCGATTCGACATCGTGATCCTCCTTGATCTAGCCTGACCGCCAACTCAAGACGAAACGTAGATCGTGCTGAAGCTGCCTCCTGACCGTGATAGCTGATCTATCAGCCGCCGATGATCGGCGGGGTTAGGGTTTCGGGATCGGCGCGCTTGCCCGGCACGTATTCCAGGCGCAGCACTAAGTCCTGCGGATAATTGCCAAACGATTGACCAAACAGGTTGACTCCGCCGACATGCAGCGCATCTGCTTTCACGCCCAGGCGTATCTTGATCACTCGCTGCTGCTCGACGCCCAGGCCGTGAGTCGTCACCTCCGAGAGCGGACGACCATCAATACACGTGCCGTCGCTGTTGACCAGCCAGCGCTTCAGCAGGCCGTACTGCGTATCTTTCTCGTCCCACCAGTCGGGCGTGAGCACACCGCGCTGGCCGCCAAAATCCGCCGGACAGGTCCAGGTGCCGACCTCGTGGCCGTTGATCCACATCGTAATGTCCGACGGCCAGTGGCTATGGTGCAGCGGAGCCTCCGAGCAGATCTCCATGCTCAGTTGCAGGCTCAGCAGCTTCGCGCCGGTCGGCAGGCGATTGGGAAAGACATACTCGACAAAGCCGCTGCGAAACCAGAGCAGCCCGGCGTGAATGCGATCCGGCTCGTAGAAGCAGAGCGGATCGTCCAGATAGCCGATCAGCCCGGTCGAGCTGGCAAGGCCGCAGGTTGGCTGCACCTCAAAGGCCGCATACGCGCCGATCGGCATTGTCACCTCGACGCTGTTGCGCGCGATGGCGGGCGCGAACGGCAGTTGGATGCTGACGTTATCGTAGGTGCGGGTGCAGATCTTTTGGAGGCCATGCGTTGCCGCTTGCAGCTCGCTATAGACCAGCCCGGCCTCTTCGAGCACCTTGATATGCGCCGCTGCGGTCGACGGCGGCAGCTCAAGCGCGTCTGACACCTCGTTAACCGAGTGACCACCGCTGGCGAGGTACTGCAAAATACGCCAGCGCGGAGCCGATGCCAGCGCCTTGAGCATCGTAACTGCTGTCTCCGCCGGAATATTGGCATCTATGTGCAACGTTTTGCCGTGCAACACCGCAGCTTCTTTCACTCATGCCGATGAGAGTGTGATGAGGATCGTAGTTGACAATTCTGCTTTGACACAGCAATATATCAATCGACGCAAAAGAGTATAATTTAGTCGGCTTTTTTCGTCAATTGTGTATCAGTGATAAGCACGCCTAGCATTTCGTATGCCAGCAGCGCTCCGCAACGTCGTCGTCAACTCATGATCATACGTGAGTCACACTCAAGCTTCGATGCCACCTTGTCGTAATGCAGGCGAATTACAACAGGAAAAGCTGTGTCGATGCAAGACTCTTCCACAGTGCGGTACCTGAACAACGAGGCCGGGACGACTCTCAGCGCTACGCGGGGGCCGGATGGCTGGTCGCTGTACGTCGCGCGCGAGCAGGAGGCGCGCGCGACGATCGAGCCGCCGCATCTGCAACTGCCTGATGGCACGCTCGTCGGCGGGCGCTGGGAGACGCTGACGAGCGTCGAGGGCGGGCTGCTGGCGCAGGGCACCGTCGCGCACGCGGCAGGGCGGGTACAGTGCGACCTCCGGCTGGTCTTCGATTCCAGCCCTGAGCAGCCGCTTGCGCTCGACTGGCAGATCGATTTTGTCGACGGCCCGTTTACCGGCGCGCTGGTGTACGGCTGGACGCTGCACGGTGTCGAGCGCGATCCGGGGCGGCTCGATCTGCCGAGCCTGCACTACGGCTGCGCGACCTACGGCACGGGCATGTTCCCGCACCCCGATCCGCGCAGCGGCTTTGCCTTTCGGGCCGACCGCATGGCCCAGGCGGCGCTCCACTACAGCGCGGCCACAGCAACCTGGAGCATCTTCGCGCCCAGCGAAACGCCGGAGCCGGTCGTTGCCGAGCAGATGTATGCGATCGGCGCGACGCCGACCGAGCAGGAGACGGGGCTGCGCGTGTTTTTCCGCTATCCGCAGCAGGAGTTCGGCCATCGGGGAGACGGCAGCGACGAGGCGTATATCGGCAAAGAGACGTTCGCGCCGGGCGAGCAGGTCTACCGCGAGTTCGACGCGGGCAGCACGCTGCGCTCAACGTTCTTTGTGCTGTGCCGCCCGCCTGCCGCCGCCCACGATCATGCCACGGCGATGCGCTTTCTGTGGCGGCGCTACGCGGGACCGCGCGCGGCGCGGCCTGAGCAAACGCTGCTCAGCCAGGCCGGGCGGCATATCCGCTGGTTCAACCGGCGGCTCTATAATCCGAGCGTCGGCGGCGGCCAGTACGAGTCGCCCGAAGGATCGGGCACGGCCATGCTCGGCTTTGTCGAGCAATCGCTGCTGATGGCAAGCACGACGCTGCGCTACGCCGCGCTCTGCGCCGCAGCCGCGCCGCTGCCCCCCGACGAGCTGCGCCACTACTGCGAGCAGGCCGCCGGAGCGCTGACGCGCTGGGCGACGGAGGGCCGCACGCCTGAGGGCCTGCTCTATCCCGCCTGCGATCGAAGCGGCTATCACTTCGGCTACCGCAACTACGGCGACTACGAAAACCTGACGATCGTGCGCGATGAGAGCCTCGACACGATCCGCCTGGCAAGCGAGGCCCGCAGCCTGCTTGCCGCCGCGTGGAGCGCGCAGCTTGCGCAGCCGCGCGCCAGCGAGGAGCCGCAGATCTGGGCCGAGGCCGCGCTGTCGGTGGCGCGGTGGATCGTCGAGCACCGCCTGCCAAAGGGCGGCTATGCCGGACGCTATCACCGGACGGGCCAGCCGCTTGATCCGTATCCCAGCGGCACGTCAGCGGTGATCGGGCTGTTCGCCGAGTGTGCCCGCTGGCTGGACGAGCGCGATCCCGCCACAAGCCAGCGCTACCGCGAGCTAGCCGTCCAGGCATACGACGATGCGCTTGGCGCGCTGATCGCGGCGGGCGTCTTCGGCGGCGGCACGCTGGACGCCTCCTGTCCCGACCGCGAGGCGGCGATTGCGGCGCTGGACGCCTGCATCACGCTCTACGAGCTGACCGACGATCCGCGCTTTCTGGAGGCCGGTCGCGGCGCTGCCGACAATATTCTGAGCTATACGTTCGTCTATCCGATCACGACGTTTGGAGCCGATAGCGATGCCAGCCGCCGCCGGATCTCAACCTTCGGCGCGTCGACGGTATCGCCGGAGAACCAGCACCTCGATCCGGTATCGACCGCGCCGTGCCTGCTGCTGTACGGCCTCTACACCGGCGACGACGTGGCGGTCCACGCGGCGGTCGAGACGCTGCACTGGACGCTCGATGGACGCTGGGCTTTCGATGAGCCTGACGGCCTGAAGCAATCCGAGCAACTGCTGCACACGCGCTGGTACTACAATACCTTCTTCTCGCGGCGCGGCGATGTGCGCGTCGGGATGCCGCTGTGGGGCCGCAGCGACAGCGAGCATGGCTGGCCGCAGGTGGTGCCGACGGCGGCATTCTTAGGCACCGGCCAGGTGGTGCTGGACTGGCGCACCGGGCGCGCGGTGGGCGTGGACGGCTGGCAGGTGTCGCAGAGCCAGCAGCCATCGGAGCGCGAGGTGGTCCTGAAGCTGGCCCCGACTGATAGCGCCGCCGATCAGGGCCATGCGGCTATGTGCTTAAAAGTGCTGCGTTTGCCACAATCCAGGCTGCAATTAGATCTGAACGGCGAGCGCTCGATCGTTCAGTCGTCGCAACTGGAACACGGCTACCTGCTCGACGTGCCACTTTCCCACAACAGTACACTACGCCTGAGCCAACAGTAATGCGCCGATAGGCCGGGGGACGAACGTTCAAAGTTCAACGTTCAACGTTCGATGAACTCGAAACGTGAAACTTGAAGCTTGAAACTCAACGCTCGAAGCCAAAGGAATGAATATAGTGAATCACGCTCATGCTTATCCGCGTCCACAGCTTGAACGCAAAAACTGGACATCGCTCAACGGCACGTGGGATTTTGCCCTCGACCCCGCCGCCGCCTGGGTGCGGCCCGATCAGGTCGCGTGGAACGCTTCGATCGCCGTGCCGTTCTCGCCCGAAGCCGAGGCTAGCGGCATCGGCGATACCGGATTTTATCGCGCCTGCTGGTATCGCCGCAGCTTCGACGCGCCGGAGCTCGACACCAATCGGCTGATCCTGCACTTCGGGGCGGTCGACTATGCGGCGACCGTCTGGCTCAACGGCAGGATGATCGCGCGGCATGAGGGCGGCTATACGCCCTTCAAGATCGACATCACCGACTATCTGGTGACGAACAGGTCGCAGACGCTGGTCGTGCGCGCCGAGGACGATCCCCAGGATCTGGCAAAGCCGCGCGGCAAGCAGGACTGGCATTTGCACCCGCACGCGATCTGGTATCCGCGCACCACCGGCATCTGGCAGACGGTCTGGCTTGAGCAGGTGCCCAGAATCTCGATCGGCGGCCTGCGCTGGACGCCAAATCTGGCTCACTGGGAGCTGGGGCTTGAGGCGCATATCGACGGCGAGCCAAGCGAGCATCTGCGGCTGCATGTGACGCTTGAGGCTAACGGCAAGCTGCTGGCCGACGATACCTATCGCGTGATCGATGGGGACGTCTTCCGGCGGATCGCGCTCTCCGATCCCGGCATCGACGATTACCGCAACGAGCTGCTGTGGAGCCCGCAGCAGCCGACGCTGATCCAGGCGCATCTCCAGCTCTGGGCCGGTCGCGGACAATTGATCGACGAGGTTTTCAGCTACACGGCGCTGCGGCAGATCGAGGTGCAGGGCGATCGATTTTTGCTGAATGGACGCCCGTTCACGCTGCGGATGGTGCTCGACCAGGGCTACTGGCCCGCAACCGGCCTGACCGCGCCCAACGATGACGCGCTCCGGCGCGATGTGCTGCTGGCAAAGGCGATGGGCTTCAACGGCGTGCGCAAGCATCAGAAGATCGAAGATCCACGCTACCTGTACTGGGCCGATACGCTCGGCCTGCTGGTCTGGGAAGAGATGCCCAGCGCCTACCGCTTCACGCGGCGCTCCGTCGAGCGCCTGATCCGCGAGTGGACCGACGCGATCGAGCGTGATTACAGCCATCCGTGTATCGTCGCCTGGGTGCCGTTCAACGAGTCCTGGGGCATTCCCGATCTGCCGGACATTCTTGAGCAGCGCCATTATGTCCAGACGCTCTATCACCTGACCAAGACGCTCGATCCGACTCGTCCGGTGATCGGCAACGACGGCTGGGAGAGCGTTGCGACCGACATCATCGGCATCCACGACTACGATCAGCAGCCCGATCAGCTTGCGCTGCGCTACCGCTCCGACGAGGTCGTCGGGCGGCTGTTTACCCGCGAGCGTCCCGCAGGCCGTCTGCTGACGCTCGAAGGACATCCCCACACCGGCCAGCCAATCATGCTGACCGAGTTCGGCGGCATTGCGCTCTCTGCCGATACGTCGACCACCTGGGGCTATACCCGCAGCGACGACGGCGAGGATCTGGGACGGCAGTACACTGCGCTGCTCGAAGGCGTGCGCGCCGCGCGGATGCTGGCGGGCTTCTGTTACACGCAGTTCGCCGACACCTATCAGGAGGCGAACGGGCTGCTCTACGCCGACCGAAGGCCGAAGTTTCCGTTTGAGCAGATGCGCGATGCCACGCGCGGGCCGCGCGGCGAGCAGCAGAAGCAGCTAGAGCGCCACTGGCAGGATCAGGTCATGGAGCTTCAGCGCATCGCTGAGCTGGATAACATCCGCGAGTAGCCGAGCCTGCGCATTAATTCGGCTGCGCTCACAGCGCCAGGCTGCCCAATCCTAACGCGGATTGAGCAGCCTGGTCTTCGATCGGTTACGAAATCTTCACCACGGGTAGCCCTCCTCTCTCCACCCGTGGCTCCTGGGCGACTATACTCACGCTACAGTTCCCGTCAGCGCTGCACCATCAGCCACCCATCATAGCCCCGTTGCGCCTGTGGTGCATCCCGCGATCCTCAGGAGGTGACTCATGCCAACGTTTGTCCTGCAACACGAGCCGGAACACCTCGCCCTTTGCGATCGGGCAGGGTGGGTTTCCGCCACGGATGGAGACACGCCGACGATTCAGCTGCCTGTGCGTATGCTTGGGATCGACGCCCCGGAGCTTCATTTTGGCGGTGCCGACGAGGAGCATCCCGGCAAGTACGACGAGCCATTTGCGAACTTTCTCGCAACACACGGCGCGAATCTGGATGATGGCCTGAAGCAGCATCTCGCGCCACGGCTCATGAGTCAGGCATCGACAAGGCATATTCATGCGGGCAAAGCTGCCCACAGCCACTATCTCAAGATCGTTCGCGAGCGGTTGGATCGTGGCATGAGCCAGAACGGAAAGCCGCGTCCACCGCGTAAGCTTTTTGTCATGGTCGCCGAGCAAATCTTCGACCACAACGGGCGCTTGCTGGCCTACGTCAACGCCAACTATACCAAAGCCGAGCGAGCACAGATACCGCCAGCGCAGCGTCCGACCTTCAACCTCCAGATGATGCAGGACGGTCATGCTACCAGCCTGCTGATCTATCCGAACATCCCCAAGCGCGCCGACCTGAAGCTGGTGCAAGACGCCGTGAGATCTGCCCGTGAAAACGGTAAAGGCATCTGGGCACAGGGCGACCTTGTATTACAGGCCTTTGAGTTCCGCTGGATTATCGATACGATCACTGGAACGCGCCAGGGACCGGATCGGTTCTGCGGCGATGTAACGACCGGCAAGCTGTTTCCCCCGCAGCAATACTACCGCGTCGAGCCGGAGAATCGGCTGTTCTTCTTTGAGGCCGACGTACATCAGGCGCTCATGATGGGGTTCAGCCAGGCAACCACAGCCGAGATCGCGCATGTGCTGGGATAGCGCCTCATCGGAGGTCGTCTTACACGCGGGCCTCTGATCGACCGGATACGTGCCCCTCAGGCACGACCAACTTGGCCTTTTCAGCAAGATACGTGTCTTAGAGGCACGTATCTTGTAGGTTTGAGCCAATTCCACTTCTCAAAGGTCCAAATCCCCGCCCTTTGTGCCGCTCAGGCACCTACAACCTGCTCAACAACCGGCTGAACGTGACTCTCCGGCATACCGGTGTTTGACAAAGCGCATACAGCCGTGCTAGGGTACTTGCACGAGTGTGCCGTCAGGCCGGGGACGAGAGCACAAAGCACAGAGCACAGAGCACAAAGGAACAAAGGGGAAGAACCAACGTTGAACTTGAAACTTTGAACTCGCAACTTTGAACTCGAAACGCGGTTGTAGGAGCAGACCATGAGCGAGCAGAAGTCAGGATCGCCGCCAAGCGGCCTGACTCGATACAAGCAAGTCGAGTTCGACGGCGATGAGCTGTTGGCGGTGTTCGTGGACGATGGCATCGCGGTGCCCGTGCGCGCGATCTGCCAGGCGCTAGGGCTAGACCTTGACAGCCAGAGCGCCAAGCTGCGCGAGCATGAGGTTCTGGCGCAGGGCGTGCGCCTGGTACGAGTGCCGCAGGGCGGGCGGGTGCGCTCCGTCGTCGCGCTGCTGCACCGCTTCATCCCGTTCTGGCTGGCGACGATCGTGCCCAGCCAGGTCAGCGAGGCGGTGCGGCCTAAGCTGGTGCGCTACCAGATCGAGCTGGTCGATCTGCTGGCGGCACTCTACGGCAACGAGCTACGGCCCGCGCCAGCGCCATCGGTCGATACCACGCAGGCCGCGCTGGCCCAGCGCCTCGCCGAAGCGCTGGTCGAGGTGCGGCTGGCACGCGAGGCGCTGCTGAGCGCTCAGCAGCGCACGGAGGAGCAGCTTCAGGCGCATGAGGAGCGTATCGGCACGATCGAGGGCGTGATGGACGAGCTCCAGCAGCAGCTTGCCAGCCACACCACCATCACGGGGCCGCAGCAAGAGGTGATCAAGCGAGCGATCACCCGCATCGCCAGCCGCCACAAGCGCCGCACCGGGCAGGAGATCTTCGGCAAGCTCTTCGCGCAGTTCTGCATCGACCTGGGCACGCCCAAGTATGCGCTGCTGCCGGCGGGCAAGTACGAGGCCGCGCTGAGCTGGATTCGTGCCAAAGCCGCCGAGCTCCTGCCCGACGATCCCGACGCGGTGCCGCCGCTGCAAGAAACGCTGCTATGACGATCGATCAAGAGCTGAACGCGCGGATCGGCGCGGCGATTCGTAATGCCCGGCTCGCGCGCGGCGTCACGCAGGACGATCTGGCCGCGCTGCTTCAGGTCGATCGGACGATGATCTCGCGCTACGAGCGCGGCTCGCGCACGATCTCCGCTCCGGCGCTGCTGCGGATGTTCCACTACCTCGAATACTCGCTCAACACGCTGGATCTCGGCGCAGCCTCGGAGGACGCGAGCAGCACGAGCCTGGCAGCCATGCCGGAGCCGATCCAGCGGATCGTCACGATGCTTCAGCAGCGTCCTGAGCTGATCGGGACGGTCGAGGATGTGCTGGAGACGTTTCTCGGCGCGGATGAGACGACGTGAGGATCGCATGTCGCCCGCGCATATCACGGGTTCAATCAGCCGACTCCTGCGCGCGCAGGAAGGAGCGCAATCATGAACGGAACCAACCGACCAAGCAGCGGATTTGCGGATGTCCACGGCGCGCGGCTCTACTATGAGGTTGCAGGCAGCGGCGCGGCGCTGGTGATGGTCCACGCCGGGATCGCCGATCACCGCATGTGGAACGACCAGTGGCCCATCTTCGCCGAGCGCTACACCGTCGTGCGCTACGATATGCGCGGCTTCGGCAAGTCGGCGATGGTGGACGGCCCGTACTCCCACCGCGACGATCTGTATGGGCTGCTGCGCTGCCTGGGCATCGAGTGCGCGTACCTGATGGGCTGCTCGCGTGGCGGCGCGACGATCGTCGACCTCACGCTGGAGCATCCTGAGATGGCCCAGGGATTGATTCTGGTAGGAGCCGGGCTGAGCGGCAATCCGGCTGCGGGAGAGCCGCCCAGGCAGTGGGAGGAAGTCGTTTCGAGCTTCGAGCAGGGCGAGCTGGAGCGGACAGCGGAGCTTGAGGTGCAGATCTGGGTGGACGGCCCGCAGCGCACGCCCGATCAGGTCACGCCGCAGGTGCGCGATCTTGTCCGCGAGATGAACCTGATCGCGCTCAAGAACGATAGCCTGAAGCTGGGCAGCGAGCAGCAGCCGGAGCGGCCCGCGATCGAGCGGCTGGACGAGATTCGGGTGCCTACGCTGGTGATCGTCGGCGATCAGGACCAGCCGTATGTGGTCGAGACAGCCGAGCTATTGGAGCGGCGCATCACGGGCGCGCGCCGC of the Herpetosiphonaceae bacterium genome contains:
- a CDS encoding glycoside hydrolase family 2 TIM barrel-domain containing protein, with amino-acid sequence MNHAHAYPRPQLERKNWTSLNGTWDFALDPAAAWVRPDQVAWNASIAVPFSPEAEASGIGDTGFYRACWYRRSFDAPELDTNRLILHFGAVDYAATVWLNGRMIARHEGGYTPFKIDITDYLVTNRSQTLVVRAEDDPQDLAKPRGKQDWHLHPHAIWYPRTTGIWQTVWLEQVPRISIGGLRWTPNLAHWELGLEAHIDGEPSEHLRLHVTLEANGKLLADDTYRVIDGDVFRRIALSDPGIDDYRNELLWSPQQPTLIQAHLQLWAGRGQLIDEVFSYTALRQIEVQGDRFLLNGRPFTLRMVLDQGYWPATGLTAPNDDALRRDVLLAKAMGFNGVRKHQKIEDPRYLYWADTLGLLVWEEMPSAYRFTRRSVERLIREWTDAIERDYSHPCIVAWVPFNESWGIPDLPDILEQRHYVQTLYHLTKTLDPTRPVIGNDGWESVATDIIGIHDYDQQPDQLALRYRSDEVVGRLFTRERPAGRLLTLEGHPHTGQPIMLTEFGGIALSADTSTTWGYTRSDDGEDLGRQYTALLEGVRAARMLAGFCYTQFADTYQEANGLLYADRRPKFPFEQMRDATRGPRGEQQKQLERHWQDQVMELQRIAELDNIRE
- a CDS encoding ABC transporter substrate-binding protein, with the protein product MSNRLHRMVALIAVMSVLALLLAACGGDAGTTGGTGASPAATAGGTGASPATSPAASGSPAASGAAGGTASAGACPDAAQGQQITMWSPLTGPDGDEMTALANQFSQENQRGIKVQHVPQPEYLQKLNTAAAGKNLPDMTVVRVTDVPEMAARNVLKPMSDEALGIIAADDADFPEAVWNGGTYKDQRFSVPLDVNPQVLYYNKDLFQQAGITMPTDRPMNRQEFEAAAEKLNANGVAGIAIGTLYSGETFFDMLIRQFGGALSNEEGTEATYNSEAGVQAMTYLRDLKQKYSPTIQGQGDPEVTQFQQGKAAMVIHGPWHISNLQKLPFTGFAMVPQIGDEYVAIGGSHQLALTTEDPAKAAAAACWIAWLSENSVQWAKAGQVPARNSARNSPELATIAAPVAAFAKEAESMQFPPSIPGISGALGPEGFGRAVNPILLGQQSDIKAALDQAAQRSNQLLKQNAQQYGGG
- a CDS encoding sugar ABC transporter permease — its product is MATVNQARAATIPRERMRQRFSWAPYLFILPHLVFFLAFLAWPFFYGIYISLFNFDFLRPEYRPFVGLQNYADLLINRNSIQFSDFWRSMGNTGWFLLYSVPPLVILALLLAVLLNGNYRGRNLFRGIYFAPYALSVTVAAVLWRWIFDQGGLINSYMGTLGLVQPPWLSAIPWSWIAITICTVWWTIGFNTIIFLAALQDIPESLYEAASIDGANSIQQFFGITVPMLRPVLIFVITITLIASANLFGQPWIMTGSQYLPTEPVMMRIYNEGILQNRMGSAAAMSVFFAAILLVLTTLNFRIFGRTEER
- a CDS encoding alpha/beta hydrolase, whose amino-acid sequence is MNGTNRPSSGFADVHGARLYYEVAGSGAALVMVHAGIADHRMWNDQWPIFAERYTVVRYDMRGFGKSAMVDGPYSHRDDLYGLLRCLGIECAYLMGCSRGGATIVDLTLEHPEMAQGLILVGAGLSGNPAAGEPPRQWEEVVSSFEQGELERTAELEVQIWVDGPQRTPDQVTPQVRDLVREMNLIALKNDSLKLGSEQQPERPAIERLDEIRVPTLVIVGDQDQPYVVETAELLERRITGARRVVMRDTAHVPNMEQPDQFNQIVLDFLSAL
- a CDS encoding phage antirepressor N-terminal domain-containing protein encodes the protein MSEQKSGSPPSGLTRYKQVEFDGDELLAVFVDDGIAVPVRAICQALGLDLDSQSAKLREHEVLAQGVRLVRVPQGGRVRSVVALLHRFIPFWLATIVPSQVSEAVRPKLVRYQIELVDLLAALYGNELRPAPAPSVDTTQAALAQRLAEALVEVRLAREALLSAQQRTEEQLQAHEERIGTIEGVMDELQQQLASHTTITGPQQEVIKRAITRIASRHKRRTGQEIFGKLFAQFCIDLGTPKYALLPAGKYEAALSWIRAKAAELLPDDPDAVPPLQETLL
- a CDS encoding helix-turn-helix domain-containing protein; its protein translation is MLHGKTLHIDANIPAETAVTMLKALASAPRWRILQYLASGGHSVNEVSDALELPPSTAAAHIKVLEEAGLVYSELQAATHGLQKICTRTYDNVSIQLPFAPAIARNSVEVTMPIGAYAAFEVQPTCGLASSTGLIGYLDDPLCFYEPDRIHAGLLWFRSGFVEYVFPNRLPTGAKLLSLQLSMEICSEAPLHHSHWPSDITMWINGHEVGTWTCPADFGGQRGVLTPDWWDEKDTQYGLLKRWLVNSDGTCIDGRPLSEVTTHGLGVEQQRVIKIRLGVKADALHVGGVNLFGQSFGNYPQDLVLRLEYVPGKRADPETLTPPIIGG
- a CDS encoding helix-turn-helix transcriptional regulator, translated to MTIDQELNARIGAAIRNARLARGVTQDDLAALLQVDRTMISRYERGSRTISAPALLRMFHYLEYSLNTLDLGAASEDASSTSLAAMPEPIQRIVTMLQQRPELIGTVEDVLETFLGADETT
- a CDS encoding thermonuclease family protein, which gives rise to MPTFVLQHEPEHLALCDRAGWVSATDGDTPTIQLPVRMLGIDAPELHFGGADEEHPGKYDEPFANFLATHGANLDDGLKQHLAPRLMSQASTRHIHAGKAAHSHYLKIVRERLDRGMSQNGKPRPPRKLFVMVAEQIFDHNGRLLAYVNANYTKAERAQIPPAQRPTFNLQMMQDGHATSLLIYPNIPKRADLKLVQDAVRSARENGKGIWAQGDLVLQAFEFRWIIDTITGTRQGPDRFCGDVTTGKLFPPQQYYRVEPENRLFFFEADVHQALMMGFSQATTAEIAHVLG